A stretch of Desulfurivibrio alkaliphilus AHT 2 DNA encodes these proteins:
- a CDS encoding bactofilin family protein encodes MVFWRKKKDDLEAGAVTSILGQELQMEGDVSFKGKLRLDGRVKGNVQGDYLILGENGVVNGDVQVNTFVCSGRVDGNVNAKKFQISNRGVINGKVEASDLAVESGAALNGEVKSRSKELRLVPGTSIPKEEWDAQVKGAASGASGAKKAAAAVAAAGKSGQQESSSAPDKPGKQEAAAVAG; translated from the coding sequence ATGGTTTTCTGGCGCAAGAAGAAGGATGATTTGGAAGCCGGGGCGGTCACCAGTATCCTGGGGCAGGAGTTGCAAATGGAGGGCGATGTCTCCTTCAAGGGCAAGCTCCGGCTGGATGGCAGGGTTAAGGGCAATGTGCAGGGTGATTACCTGATTCTGGGTGAAAACGGGGTGGTTAACGGCGATGTGCAGGTTAATACCTTTGTCTGTTCCGGCCGGGTGGATGGTAATGTTAATGCCAAGAAGTTTCAGATTTCCAATCGGGGGGTGATCAACGGCAAGGTCGAGGCTTCCGATTTGGCTGTTGAGTCCGGCGCCGCCCTGAACGGCGAAGTTAAGTCCCGCAGCAAGGAATTGCGACTGGTGCCCGGCACCTCCATTCCCAAGGAGGAGTGGGATGCCCAGGTTAAAGGTGCGGCTTCCGGGGCCTCGGGAGCCAAAAAGGCCGCTGCCGCCGTGGCGGCTGCGGGGAAATCCGGCCAGCAGGAGTCCAGCTCCGCCCCGGACAAGCCCGGTAAGCAGGAGGCCGCTGCCGTGGCCGGGTAA
- a CDS encoding DEAD/DEAH box helicase, translating into MMSNKPPAPSQQIPPILTVDHQARLSGGNAGLRALIKQRLTLDNPKYRDARKYSRWVGKNLPPKLYFYQESGEALIFPRGWARQAVLLCRQEMGQTPEIIDRRREIAPQEFAFQGELRPYQHQAREAILGRDFGVLEAGTGSGKTVVACAVIAARQQPTIVLVHTKELLYQWSERIGEFLGLEAGLLGDGHRRLEPVTVAIVNSARRMARELPPLFGQLCVDECHRVPSSLFTEVVTAFDCRYMLGLSATAYRRDGLTPLINFYLGDRVHRIDTGDLQRSGAVLKARLIQRPTAFRYLYRGNYQALMKALTADQKRNQLIAEDIAREARATVGGNGATETGTILVVSDRVRHCQELARLLEQRGVDCQILTGATPAEQRSELVAAIQEGRVRVLISTVQLIGEGFDCPGLRSLFLTTPIKFTGRLLQVVGRILRPAAGKQPTVYDYVDQVGVLQSSANSRALALQ; encoded by the coding sequence ATGATGAGCAATAAGCCACCGGCACCATCTCAGCAAATCCCACCGATTCTGACTGTGGACCACCAGGCCCGGCTCAGCGGGGGCAACGCCGGACTGCGCGCGCTGATCAAGCAGCGCTTGACCCTGGATAACCCCAAGTACCGCGATGCCCGCAAGTACAGCCGTTGGGTCGGCAAAAACCTGCCACCCAAGCTATATTTTTATCAGGAAAGCGGCGAAGCACTCATCTTTCCCCGCGGCTGGGCCAGGCAGGCGGTGCTGCTGTGCCGGCAGGAAATGGGACAGACCCCGGAAATCATTGACCGCCGCCGGGAAATCGCCCCGCAGGAGTTCGCTTTCCAGGGGGAGTTGCGCCCTTACCAGCACCAGGCCCGGGAGGCCATTTTAGGCCGGGACTTCGGGGTGCTGGAGGCCGGCACCGGTTCCGGCAAAACGGTGGTGGCCTGCGCGGTGATCGCCGCCCGTCAACAGCCCACCATTGTGCTGGTTCACACCAAAGAGCTGCTCTATCAGTGGTCCGAGAGGATCGGCGAATTTTTGGGACTTGAAGCCGGCCTGCTGGGCGACGGGCACCGCCGGCTCGAGCCCGTTACCGTGGCCATCGTCAACTCCGCCCGCCGAATGGCCCGGGAGTTGCCGCCGCTTTTCGGGCAACTCTGCGTCGACGAATGCCACCGGGTGCCCTCATCACTGTTTACCGAGGTGGTCACCGCCTTTGACTGCCGTTACATGCTGGGCCTGTCGGCCACTGCTTACCGCCGCGACGGCCTTACACCGCTGATCAACTTCTACCTGGGTGACCGGGTACACCGCATTGACACCGGCGATTTGCAGCGCAGCGGGGCGGTGCTCAAAGCCCGGCTGATCCAGCGCCCCACCGCCTTTCGCTACCTATATCGCGGCAACTACCAGGCACTGATGAAGGCCTTGACCGCCGACCAAAAGCGCAATCAGTTGATCGCCGAAGACATCGCCCGGGAAGCCCGGGCCACGGTCGGTGGCAACGGCGCGACGGAAACGGGCACCATCCTGGTGGTCAGCGACCGGGTCCGGCACTGCCAGGAACTGGCCCGTTTGCTGGAGCAGCGCGGGGTTGACTGCCAAATACTGACCGGGGCCACCCCGGCGGAGCAACGTAGCGAGCTGGTGGCGGCCATCCAGGAAGGCCGGGTCCGGGTGCTGATTTCCACCGTCCAACTGATCGGCGAAGGGTTTGACTGCCCGGGCCTGCGCTCGCTCTTCCTCACCACCCCCATCAAGTTTACCGGTCGCCTGCTCCAGGTGGTAGGCCGCATTCTCCGCCCGGCCGCCGGCAAACAGCCCACGGTTTACGATTATGTCGATCAGGTGGGGGTATTACAGTCTTCGGCCAACTCCCGGGCCCTGGCCTTACAATAA
- the ettA gene encoding energy-dependent translational throttle protein EttA, with amino-acid sequence MSNHEPDKIIYSMIKVSKFYDKQPILKDISLSYFYGAKIGVIGMNGSGKSSLLRILAGEDKEFNGETHISPGYTVGYLAQEPQLDGNLTVRQVVEQGVQETVDLVNEFNEINMKFAEPMDDDAMDKLIARQAAVQEKLDALNAWDLDSRLEMAMDALRCPPGDTTINVLSGGEKRRVALCRLLLQQPDILLLDEPTNHLDAETVAWLEHHLQRYAGTIIAVTHDRYFLDNVAGWILELDRGHGIPWKGNYSSWLEQKQKRLAQEEKQESDRRKTLARELEWIRMTPKGRHAKAKARINAYEQLLGQEGEKRGRELEIYIPPGPRLGKTVIEAEGLSKSFGERLLFDNLSFSLPPGGIVGVIGPNGAGKTTLFKLINGQETPDAGTIKVGESVQLASVDQHRDALNPEDTIWQAISEGQETITLGNREVNSRAYVARFNFSGSEQQRKVGMMSGGQRNRVHLARMLKSGANVILLDEPTNDLDVNTLRALEEALENFAGCAVVISHDRWFLDRIATHMLAFEGDSQVVWFDGNYSEYEEDRRRRLGADADQPHRIKYRHLTRA; translated from the coding sequence ATGAGCAACCATGAACCGGACAAGATCATCTACTCGATGATCAAGGTAAGCAAGTTTTACGACAAACAGCCAATTCTCAAGGATATCAGCCTCTCTTATTTTTATGGGGCCAAAATCGGGGTCATCGGCATGAACGGCTCCGGTAAATCCTCGCTGCTGCGCATTCTGGCCGGCGAGGATAAGGAGTTCAACGGTGAGACCCATATCTCGCCGGGGTATACGGTGGGTTATCTGGCGCAGGAGCCGCAACTGGACGGCAATCTAACCGTGCGCCAGGTGGTGGAGCAGGGGGTTCAGGAAACGGTGGACCTGGTCAACGAGTTCAACGAGATCAATATGAAGTTCGCCGAACCCATGGATGACGACGCCATGGACAAACTGATCGCCCGCCAGGCCGCGGTACAGGAGAAGCTCGATGCCCTCAATGCCTGGGATCTTGACTCTCGCCTGGAGATGGCCATGGACGCCCTGCGCTGCCCGCCCGGCGATACCACCATCAACGTGCTTTCCGGCGGGGAAAAACGCCGGGTTGCATTGTGCCGCCTGCTCTTGCAGCAGCCGGACATCCTGCTGCTGGACGAGCCCACCAACCATCTCGATGCCGAAACGGTGGCCTGGCTGGAGCATCACCTGCAGCGTTACGCCGGTACCATCATCGCGGTGACCCATGACCGCTATTTTCTGGACAATGTCGCCGGCTGGATTTTGGAGCTGGACCGGGGCCATGGTATTCCCTGGAAGGGCAACTACTCCTCCTGGCTGGAGCAGAAGCAAAAACGCCTGGCCCAGGAGGAAAAACAGGAAAGCGACCGCCGGAAGACCCTGGCCCGCGAGTTGGAGTGGATCAGGATGACCCCCAAAGGTCGCCACGCCAAGGCCAAGGCCCGGATCAACGCCTACGAACAACTGCTGGGCCAGGAGGGGGAAAAACGGGGCCGGGAGTTGGAAATCTACATCCCCCCCGGCCCCCGCCTGGGGAAAACGGTAATCGAGGCCGAGGGGCTGAGCAAATCATTCGGCGAGCGACTGCTTTTTGACAACCTCTCCTTTTCCCTGCCCCCCGGCGGCATTGTCGGGGTGATCGGCCCCAACGGGGCCGGCAAGACCACCCTTTTCAAGCTGATCAACGGCCAGGAGACCCCCGATGCCGGCACCATCAAGGTGGGGGAGTCGGTGCAGCTGGCCAGTGTCGACCAGCACCGCGATGCCCTGAACCCCGAGGATACCATCTGGCAGGCCATTTCCGAGGGCCAGGAGACCATCACCCTGGGCAACCGCGAGGTCAACTCCCGGGCTTACGTGGCCAGGTTCAATTTCTCCGGCAGTGAGCAGCAACGCAAGGTGGGGATGATGTCCGGCGGCCAGCGCAACCGGGTCCACCTGGCCCGGATGCTTAAAAGTGGGGCCAACGTCATCCTGCTGGACGAGCCCACCAACGATCTCGACGTCAACACCCTGCGGGCCCTCGAAGAGGCCCTGGAGAACTTTGCCGGTTGCGCGGTGGTGATCAGCCATGACCGCTGGTTTCTTGATCGGATCGCTACCCACATGCTGGCCTTCGAAGGTGATTCCCAGGTGGTCTGGTTCGATGGCAATTACTCGGAGTATGAAGAAGATCGCCGGCGGCGCTTGGGGGCCGATGCCGACCAGCCCCATCGCATCAAGTATCGCCATTTAACCCGGGCCTGA
- a CDS encoding ATP-binding protein — protein MALAEKFKMAWRALLGRSPVAFDAEERLRDSEGRLSAILQSIGAGVIATDQQGRVAFLNPVAERLTGWDLVDALNRPVMEVLNLVDEASGRPLTAPLQRVQEDGEIIDCSGELVLRSRQGKNYPVSCTVAPIASFSGIIGCVFVFRDTIREREIQRNLLSAKEEAERASQAKSEFLASMSHEIRTPLTTILGMADLLDKTPLGAEQRQYVWASRAAGENLLDLINGILDLSKIEAGKLEIEVMEFDLDHLLRQTCEIMALRAHQKGLEFTCRLSWQGSCLVLGDATRIRQILVNLIGNAIKFTERGKVTVEAVRWPAEESAENTWFGFVVSDTGIGIPPDKQEMVFEDFAQVDSSTSRRYGGTGLGLAISRKLVQMMGGTIRLASREGEGSRFTVEIPLPWRGAILGASGKTSQEGALPAAGLPTAGAATRRLLLAEDAPENRLLFKAYLKGTPYLLDLAVNGEEAVVKFKQGHYDLVLLDIQMPGMDGYAAARAMRAWEAEQGREAIPIVALTAHAFRDDIRKSREAGCDGHMVKPIKMDDFLRTIRTYIGAAETATGDQPEIGQLDDLLADLVPGYLARVRNDLTQMRKALSRRDYSKVCHLAHTIKGTGGGYGFNRLSELGAAMEEAAGGEDGEKINFYLEELNLYLDKVEVLHGIKE, from the coding sequence ATGGCCCTGGCCGAAAAGTTTAAAATGGCCTGGCGCGCCCTGCTGGGCCGTAGTCCCGTTGCCTTCGATGCCGAAGAGCGGTTGCGGGACAGTGAAGGGCGCCTCTCTGCGATTTTGCAGAGCATCGGAGCCGGGGTTATCGCCACCGACCAGCAGGGGCGGGTGGCCTTTCTCAACCCGGTGGCCGAAAGGTTGACCGGCTGGGATCTGGTGGACGCCCTGAACCGGCCGGTGATGGAGGTGCTGAATCTGGTCGACGAGGCCAGCGGGCGGCCGCTTACAGCTCCCCTGCAGCGGGTGCAGGAAGATGGTGAGATCATCGACTGCAGCGGTGAGCTGGTGCTGCGTTCCCGCCAGGGAAAGAACTACCCGGTCTCCTGCACGGTGGCGCCCATTGCCAGTTTCTCCGGGATCATCGGCTGTGTCTTTGTCTTTCGCGATACCATTCGCGAAAGGGAGATTCAGCGCAACCTGCTTAGTGCCAAGGAGGAAGCCGAGCGGGCCTCCCAGGCCAAGAGTGAATTTCTGGCCAGCATGAGCCACGAAATTCGGACTCCCCTGACCACTATTCTGGGCATGGCCGATCTGCTGGACAAAACCCCGCTGGGCGCCGAGCAGCGACAGTATGTGTGGGCCTCCCGGGCCGCCGGTGAAAACCTGCTGGATCTGATCAACGGTATTCTCGATCTCTCTAAAATCGAGGCCGGCAAGCTGGAAATTGAGGTGATGGAGTTCGATCTCGATCACCTGCTGCGTCAGACCTGCGAAATTATGGCCCTGCGGGCGCATCAGAAAGGGCTGGAATTTACCTGCCGCCTCTCCTGGCAAGGTTCCTGCCTGGTGCTTGGCGATGCCACTCGGATAAGGCAGATCCTGGTCAACCTGATTGGTAACGCCATCAAGTTCACCGAGCGGGGCAAAGTGACGGTGGAGGCGGTGCGTTGGCCGGCCGAGGAGTCGGCGGAGAATACCTGGTTCGGTTTTGTGGTTAGTGATACCGGGATCGGTATCCCGCCGGACAAGCAGGAGATGGTGTTTGAAGATTTTGCCCAGGTGGACTCTTCCACCAGCCGCCGCTATGGCGGAACCGGTCTGGGGCTGGCCATTTCCCGCAAGCTGGTGCAGATGATGGGCGGCACTATCCGGCTGGCCAGCCGGGAAGGGGAGGGCAGCCGTTTCACGGTGGAAATACCCCTGCCCTGGCGTGGCGCAATTCTTGGTGCGTCAGGCAAAACCAGCCAGGAAGGAGCCCTGCCGGCCGCCGGTCTGCCGACGGCCGGCGCGGCTACGCGGCGGCTGCTGCTGGCCGAGGATGCCCCGGAGAATCGCCTGCTGTTCAAGGCTTACCTTAAAGGTACTCCCTACCTGCTGGACCTCGCCGTTAATGGCGAGGAGGCGGTGGTAAAATTTAAGCAAGGCCACTATGACCTGGTCCTGTTGGATATCCAGATGCCCGGCATGGACGGCTACGCCGCCGCTCGGGCCATGCGGGCCTGGGAGGCCGAACAGGGGCGGGAAGCTATTCCCATTGTGGCTTTAACGGCTCACGCCTTCCGGGATGATATCCGCAAAAGCCGGGAGGCCGGTTGTGACGGTCATATGGTCAAACCCATCAAGATGGATGATTTTCTCAGAACGATCCGCACCTACATCGGTGCTGCCGAAACGGCCACCGGGGACCAGCCCGAGATTGGCCAGCTTGATGATTTGCTGGCCGACTTGGTGCCGGGCTATCTGGCCCGGGTGAGAAATGACCTGACCCAGATGCGCAAGGCCCTGTCCCGCCGGGACTACTCTAAAGTGTGCCATCTGGCCCACACCATCAAGGGCACCGGGGGCGGTTACGGTTTCAACCGCCTCAGTGAACTGGGGGCGGCGATGGAAGAGGCGGCCGGTGGGGAAGATGGCGAAAAAATAAACTTTTATCTAGAGGAATTAAACCTTTACCTTGACAAGGTGGAGGTGCTTCATGGTATAAAGGAATAA
- a CDS encoding diguanylate cyclase domain-containing protein, which translates to MGTNSILIVDDALESRLILRRMLGANGYDKIHEADGAAATFTFFGLDAEGVGVPRDNLDLDLILLDIVMPDIDGIELCRRLKSHEQLRDIPVIMVTADNTDDSLRTVFDLGVADYIQKPVKQVELCARVKAALRLKREMDRRRDLTNALEEANRRLQRMALVDGLTGIANRRNFDDFLDREWRRCQRDGQPIAICLFDIDYFKLYNDSFGHLQGDEVLKQVATALQQVASRPGDLVARFGGEEFVFVLSGSDQEGAQLVVQRAIEKIRELAVLHPQSPVNEHLTVSCGISAVRPHPGLYPNLLLDCADKALYEAKQIRNNQVVTLLPPGPEDQAPRK; encoded by the coding sequence ATGGGCACCAATTCTATCTTAATTGTTGATGATGCACTGGAGAGTCGCCTGATTCTGCGCCGGATGCTGGGTGCCAACGGCTATGACAAGATCCATGAAGCCGACGGGGCTGCGGCCACATTTACCTTTTTTGGCCTGGATGCCGAAGGGGTGGGAGTTCCCCGGGACAACCTGGATCTTGATCTTATTCTGCTGGATATCGTCATGCCCGACATTGACGGGATCGAGCTTTGTCGCCGTTTAAAGTCCCACGAGCAGTTGCGGGATATCCCGGTGATCATGGTGACGGCGGACAATACCGACGACAGCCTGCGCACCGTTTTCGATCTGGGGGTGGCGGATTATATCCAGAAACCGGTCAAGCAGGTGGAGTTGTGCGCCCGGGTGAAAGCGGCCCTGCGGCTCAAGCGGGAGATGGATCGCCGCCGGGATTTGACCAATGCCCTGGAAGAGGCCAATCGCCGCCTGCAGCGGATGGCCCTGGTGGACGGCCTGACCGGTATTGCCAATCGTCGCAACTTCGATGACTTCCTGGATCGGGAATGGCGCCGCTGCCAGCGGGATGGTCAGCCCATTGCCATTTGTCTTTTTGATATCGACTATTTCAAATTGTACAATGATTCATTCGGTCATCTGCAGGGTGACGAAGTCCTCAAGCAGGTGGCCACCGCCCTGCAGCAGGTGGCCAGCCGGCCGGGCGATCTGGTGGCCCGTTTCGGCGGCGAGGAGTTTGTCTTTGTGCTTTCCGGCTCCGACCAGGAAGGCGCGCAACTGGTGGTGCAGCGGGCCATCGAGAAGATTCGGGAGCTGGCCGTTCTCCACCCCCAGTCGCCGGTTAACGAGCACCTCACCGTTTCCTGCGGGATTTCCGCGGTTCGGCCCCATCCCGGCCTCTATCCCAATCTGCTGCTGGACTGCGCCGATAAGGCCCTGTACGAAGCCAAGCAGATTCGCAACAACCAGGTGGTAACCCTGCTGCCCCCGGGACCGGAGGATCAGGCTCCCCGCAAGTGA